The Rissa tridactyla isolate bRisTri1 chromosome 1, bRisTri1.patW.cur.20221130, whole genome shotgun sequence DNA segment TTATATCGCTGCTGATAGTCTCGCCTGTCTTCTAAAGAGGGGAaaactttcttcttaaaaattcCAGGGGAAAGAAACTCATAGAAAGAAGAGGACTGCACAAGAAcagccctcctgcctctttggtgTGAATTTCCTAGCTGTTCCCCAAAGCCCCAGCTGGTCTGTCCAGAACAAGCGCGCCAGCCAGAGCAAGCGGCAGTGATGCAAAATGTTCAGAGCGAAATGAACAGAGCTGCCCGCTGCTCAGAGCACGCAGCATCACAAAAAAGATGGGCAAAACTGCTCCAAGACCAACAGacacttcccctccccttccccttctgaAAAAGGTAGCGCAAAAAAAGGACGGTGGAGAGCAGCCCGTGGCTGGCTAAGCCAGCCTAGAGCACTGGCAGGTGCCGTCCCCACTGGGGTATTTTTATCATGGAATTTGGCAGTCACAAGGCACCACAGAGATGGGCAGACTCCACGCTTGGCCTGCGGTGTGATATTTGGTTTTCCCCAGCTTTAATATCGTTCCAGGTGATGATTAAGCCGGCACGGCCACGTCGCTGGGTTTGTGCCAGGCTGTGCTGGTCTTTGTCACATACGCGTTTCCCGGTGCCGAGATCTCATGACTCCGCACAGCTCCTTTGTTGATCCAGCAGAAAACTGACAGCCCAAAGCATGGCTGAGCAGTGGCACAGCCCACAACTCTGCATGAATATGCATGACGCAGCTGTCAAGACAGTCTGCTATCAGGTGCTGAGACTCCTCGAAGACACCCAGAGGTGCTTTTCGCCCAAGTCACACCATAGTGAGACAAGATTTGTCCGACTGAGTCCAAACTGGGAATATAAAGGGCCGCAGATGCTCACACACTGAGAGGGCAAAGCATACGGGGACAGCAGTAGTCTGGGAATGAGGAAAGGAGACTATATGGAAAATTCCCAAGAATAGcaaagccctgaggagaaaggtTAGGTCAGAGGCAGTCCTGCACGGCCAGGAAAAGTTGTCAAGAGGCAACAACAATCATTCTTTGCTTGCTGGCAGCAGAGAACTAGATGCTGTCTTCTGTTCTAGGAAGCCCTGGGACTGGCTTTGCAAGAATAGCTCGCAAATAACTAAAAAACATCTAAGCCAAAAACACTGCACGAGGAGGGAAACTCCTTCTCTCGGTATCCAACACCCATTTTCCTGTGGCCACCTACCCCCTTGCAGCAGCCACCTGGCTCTTCATGGGCCTGCAGCAGGGCGATCAGGAGGCATTCTGGTCTTTGGGCAGCCCCTCCTTTGAACAGCCGGTGAAGGGAGCAGccagcaggaagggcagaggGAATGGCCCTAATATCTACCCTAAGCCTCATGGCTACTAGCCTTGGATCCTTCTGATTTACCTCCTTTTGGAAAAATATTGTGCATGTGTGAGGCAGGTAAATTAATGCTATTCTCACATCCcttaacattttccatttctggACTCCTCTTGCACTTGCGTTTGCCATCTTTGTATTCTGTACACATTGATTTTTACAATTTGCAAGTGTCTACGTGTCCCTTCCATGGGAAAAACAAGCCATAGTAAAACCCCAAACTACCTGCACATGGTAGAACTGGTGGGAAGAAGTGCTCAGCCTCCTGTACAAGGTGGGAAGGAAAACTCACCCTTGGCACAGCCAGGGAAAACTTCATTTTTACCCCAACAAGCAAGGTGAATTAATAAAAGGCAGCTGTCAGCTAGCAACAGCAGGAGCAAGACGGGCAACTGCAAACACCACAAACTCACCTGGAAAAATGACGACTCACACCATTGTTCATGCTGTCTTGGAAGGAACATTCCACACGTACAGTTCTGCTATACCGTCTTGTCTTGGATGTACCTGTACAGTGAACTGTAGGTAGCTAGTTGCCTTGTCTccactctggggaaaaaaaataatcaaaaatccTGATTTCAATGCAACTGTCTGTAAATATTTCCCATCACTGATTTTTCTGCCTGTGTGTAATCCCCTGGTGCCCACAGAATGAAGCCGTATGCAGATTTCCACAGAACACAGTAACAGCACCAAAGCCATTTCAGAAGATAAGACAGACCTGCAGTTTTTACCAGTGCAGACAGAGAGGAGTCAGAAGGACTAGCTGATTTTCTATGTACTGctcgtccagttctgggctggtagcagaaaaaaatgcttgagcATACTCTGAGCAGCCACCAGGATCCACATCAGCACGATTGCCGCGTGCCTGACAAAGCACGAAAGAGCCAAAGCCCATCCTTAGCTTCCTGGCATGCCCCTTCTTCCCCCTCACGCAGCTTCCTGATGATGGTGGGGCAGCAGCTGGTCACCTCCCTGTCTCCTCACCTGGGCAATCCTCACCTTTCCTCAGGGCAGCCCTCAGCAGCACGAGGAGTTTAAGGATTTGACTTTTGATCTTTGTCCCATCCATCCTTGCAGATGGACACTGCACATACATAAACAAGCGATGGCACAAATCATAGCGTGCGCTGCTACATTAAATTATATCACGTACATAACCAGAGGAGGGGATATTTTTCCCTCAACAAGCGCCTCTCTCTGTTCTCCAGATTGTGCTCACAGCAAATCTACACAATATTGCTGCAGTAAATTCTCAGCGTTCAACAGTGTCTACTCTCCACAGACGTTCTTTGTACAGTAAAAATAATTGGCTCTTAAAGACAAGACAAGGGACGATAAAGAAGGAGAGTTAACACTTTTGGTCCCTACGGCTTTGGGATTTACCTTGTCTAgtgcttttaatatttcattatgatCATTATCAagtttttcatttatatattaAAAGGATATTTTCAAAAAGAGTGGCTGTGGGAGAACATTATCTCCGAGGTAATACTGCACACTTTATGGCACCTAGCCCTTAACTCATGCACAAGGGAGAGCTTCGCAGTGCCCTGGGAAGGTAAGCACAGTGAGTATAACTGGATCAAATGATTGCTCAAGCACTCCCACAGAGCCCCACAAAAGATGGATTAAACCCACCGGTCTCTTTTTATCCAGGGGGTTAAGTGACTTGGCCAGAAACAGTCTGTCAGGGCCAGAAACCAAACTGAAGCAGGCTCTCCTACATCCTCACGTTCCAATTTTACTACCAGCCCACCGAACCTTTCCTCTCATCAGACCACATACCAAACAGCAGTTCCCGGGAGCCACTGGTCCTTGGGAGGCGtttcaaagcaggattttttctttgcttgtgtcATTCAAACTGTGAATTTTGTCTCAGAGCTTACAAAAAGAGGAGGGAGCAAGATTCACCGTTTAAGACTTTGCAGCAGTTCCCCTTCAGAGCGGTGTGACAGGGTGGCAGCAGGTTAGGTTCCCAGGACTGGCACAGCTCACTGAAGTCTTTACGCTCCCCAAAATATTTGGACCTTGTAAATGAAAGACCGGCAGCTGGTGACGCTGCAAAACGAAAGCAAAACCTGTGGGCAAGGGGAaggttttctctgcatttctttcagTGGTGGCACCAAGCTCAGAAATGAAGCCCAGAGCTGCAAGCACTTCACGTTCCAGGTGTCAGTGCAGGTATTACTGAAAGGCGACATAGGAAAGTGCCAAGGCACTGCTCAGACCAAGCTCAGACCAAGACTCCAGCCTTGTCTCCCAGGGGATCAGCCCATCAAGGATCCCCCAGAGTGTAGTTTGCAGGCAGATGAATACTGCTTTAACTACACAGCCCACAGAGGATGCAATATGCAGACCGCAGTGAAAGGACTTTCTGAACCAAGAAGAAATCTGGCTCACCCTCAAAGTTTTGGCAGCCCATTTAACAGGTTGTAGTTGGATTATGCAAAAAAGATCACTTTTTGTTTCagcagctgaataaaaaaaacaaacaccaacacaTTGTTTTCAGTGAATGTGAAATAGTTTTCAGCAAACCAGACCTCATTCATTTCAGgtcaaattaaaacatttcctttgacacaaaacaaataatttcattCTGTGCATTCCCAGTTGGGCATTTCCTAACCCTCCTTAGAACCACTCTTTTCTATTTCCTCCCACAGAGGCCGCATCCAATTCTCCATTCAAGTGAGAAACTCCTCCTCCTGAGCAGAAATGGGAGACTGGAGTTTCCTGGGAGAGTTCCTTGAGGAGGTCCACAAACACTCCACAGTGGTGGGGAAAGTCTGGTTGACCGTGCTCTTCATCTTCCGGATGCTGGTGCTGGGTACAGCAGCTGAGTCCTCCTGGGGGGATGAGCAGTCTGACTTCATGTGCGACACCCAGCAGCCTGGCTGCGAGAACGTCTGCTACGACAAGGCTTTCCCCATCTCCCATGTCCGGTTTTGGGTCCTCCAGATCATCTTTGTCTCCACCCCATCTCTGGTGTATATGGGCCACGCGATGCACACAGTGCGcatggaggagaagaggaagatgaaggaggCAGAAATAGAGGCCCAGGAGATGAAAAACAACGGTGACACATACTACCAGCAGAAGTGCCCTGTGGCAGAGAAGGCCGAGCTGTCTTGCTGGGATGAATCGGGGGGCAAAATCATACTCAGGGGCAGTCTGCTGAACACCTACGTCTACAGCATTTTGATTCGCACTGCCATGGAAGTGGCCTTCATTGTGGGACAGTACATCTTGTACGGGATCTTCCTGGAGACCCTGTACATCTGCCAGCGGGCACCTTGCCCCCACCCCGTCAACTGCTACGTTTCCCGTCCCACAGAGAAGAACGTGTTCATCGTCTTCATGCTGGCTGTGGCAGTGCTCTCCCTGTTCCTCAGTCTGGCCGAATTGTACCACTTGGGCTGGAAGAAAGCCAAAGAGAGGTGCTCCCGGTCTTACaaacccagccccagcacagcgcCCGGCAAACTGGAGTCTGCTCCGCAAGTAGAAAGAGCCCAGATGTACACTCCTCCACCAGATTTTAACCAGTGCTTGTCAAGTCCCAATGGGAAGTTCATCAGCCCCTTCAGTAACAAGATGGCCTCCCAGCAGAACACCGCAAACTTCGCCACTGAGAGGGTCCATGGTCAGGAGGATGCTGCTGGTGAAGGATCCTTCATTAAGTCCAACTATGTGGAGAGTCCGGAGGTGGCGAATGAATGTGTGGCACCTGCCTTCCCCGagaactacttcaatgaaaaacGCCGGTTCAGCAAGACCAGCCGTGCCAGCAGCAAGGCAAGGTCGGATGATTTGTCTGTGTGACCCGTCTCcaggagagatgaggagaaggaggagtcTCAGAGCTCAGTAAAACTTCTGCAAAATGGACTCGAGGCTCTCGCCGCTAACCTCTCTCTGTTTTAACACCCTCTTGCCCCTTCGTTACATTGCAGACAGCACCTCTCACAGCTTAAGGCAGGGGCAGCCACTGGGAGACATGCACTGAAGACAACCCCAATCTCAAGATATGAAGCTCTGGGCCATATTTTCATCATGGAGCCCACAGGGATTGGAGACTCACCATCCTTAGCCTAGCAGAGCACTGGCCAGCAGACTCCTGAGGCTGCCCAGCAGGTATCCACTGCGACACTGTATTCAACAGACTGACTGGACCTCAACCCCCTTGCATCTTCTTTGGTGTCTATTCAACATCTGCTACAGCAGTTCGGCAATTGTACTGAGATGAAGCTTCTCTCACCTGCAGGGAGCAGAAACACATTGGTAGGCTTTCAGAAAGAAAGACTCATCTGCTTTGTTCTTGCTCTTTCTAACCCTCCCTTTCTCTACCTGAGCCCAGATATTTTATACCAGTTTACCTGTACAATAAATCCTACTTGAATTTTTTGACACTGTGTATATAACTCTTCCCCATAGATAAGGACATCCGTGGTCCCCCACGCACAGCTGTCTCATGCCTAATGTTGGAATCCTTTCCTCATTCCTAAGTCAGCGCAgcagactggccccagggcctAGGGATATCGCTTAGATGACCAGTTGATGAAGACTAGGGAATTTTCCCAAGATACTTATGTCATCAATTCTAAGCAAGACGTCCATTAACAGAAATAGAGACTGTCCTGTGAGAACAAATATCCTACTAGTAAAAAAGGAGGAATTACTCTGTGGAATCAAagtgatttttcccctttttaaactcATCTTTCAAGCAACATGAATGCTGCTGAAAGGGTGCTGCCAACTGCCAACTTGAGAGAAAAAACATCCTCCGTTTATCTGCAGAAGAGGTACGGCCTGTGTCTTCTCTCACTAATCTACCAAAACACTTCAGCATCTTTCGCAAGGAGCAAGAGTCCTCTCCAGGTCCTGCACATTGTTCAGCCCTTGGCtgctctctccagcctgcccgCCAGTGCAAGCCAAGTTATCTGTCCTCACAGCAAGTCCCTGTTCTGTCATCAAGTCATCTTCATCTCCACTCCATCCCTAGCCCATATGGCATAAGAAATCACCCATGGACCAGCTCTTTCCACCACTGTAGCCTCTCAGAGCAGCCACTGGGGCCCAACACTGCACAGTGAGTCTGGTGGGTGAAGTCTGTAGGCAGCTCCCACTCCAGATACATTTTCTCACTGCAGAGCTGACACCTCTCTTTTAAAGAGAATTGCTAAACAGAGCTAAGCTGCTCCCTGTTGTTTACTCTGCGCTGCCCTTTCAGACACAGGTCACAGCTTCCCAACTTTGGACTACGTGAGCGAATGGCCTGGGACCGGCGTATGAGGGGACTGAGCCATTCCCTCTCTTAGGGGACGCTGAAAGGGATTGTGAATCCTTGCTTCTGATACGTAGTTAGCTTTGGTACAGTTCCCTGTACATATACATACCTACATACTCACACACGGAGAGGGGGAaaccatttttttgtttgtaagggtttttatatatgtgtattttttaatcctgaaaaGACCTGTGTGCTTAACATGAGATTTTAGTCAATCCTGCCTAGGTTTCTCCTAATAAAGTTCTAACTCCACCTCTCCATGTTGATGTTTCTCCTCTCACGTGACTGAGAATGAGCTGCTAGCATCGATCAGGCTGCCCGCCAGCCTCTCAAGCTCGGAGATCACAAAAATTCCCATCACCCAGAGTGGCAGGGATGAGGGGAGGGCTCAGCCAGGGGGATAAATAATAAACATTGGGAAATGATTGACTGACTGGCTAACAGAAACCCCCTCCAGCTCCCTTGCTTGCCTCTGCATTACACCAAGGAAGACTGGGAAGAGCCAGACAGAGAGCAGAGCTTCCTCCTCTTTTGACAGAAACACTCCCTCCTTGCATCCCCAGGCACACCTCTGCACCCAGAGAGGCCACCTGCGATGTGAGGCCAACTCGGCAGGAAGAGGGTAGCAAAACCTGTCCCCTGAGCATCTCGTTGCTTGTCAATGCAGTTACAGGGACCTGATAGGCTTTTTAAGAGGCAAGGTCTTGAGGGACACTGAGAATCCACTGCCAACCATCTCTCCAAAGAGTCCCTGTGGGTACCCAGCTCTCTTAGATGTAGTTGTCCAGCCCAAAGAATAccctttcttcccccagctgATGCCTCTCCTCTGAGCTTCATCCCTTGCTCCCACTTTCTGACTTTCACAGGCTCCCTCCTTCTGACCTTGGATCCCCCTGTCCAAACAAAGGAAGtgcccttccttcctttcttcacacAATCTGCCATCCCATGGGACTCTGCAGGATGGGAAGCTGGAGACCAGTAAAATACTGGGTACGAGCAAGGAGCCTGAGAGGGGGCATAAAGAATGAAACTGGAATTTAGTGAGGACACCAGGACAAGGACATTTAACTGTGTTAGAAACTGCAGGGGccttggtttgggggttttcagCCCAGAAAGGAAGATGCCACCTGAGCACCCACAGCCACACAAAGCAGCAAGGAGGCAGGattagtcccacagacctggggttttTAACTGGCATGTGCACAGCCCTAAATAAGCCTGTCCCTTAGGAGACATGCAATGAGTAAATCAGGATCTTGTTGAAGCATATTCACAGCACATCAATCCCCTTGGAAAACTTGGCTATTGAGTGATATTGCTGTTTCATAGGGCCACTCAAGCACTAACCCAGACCTTGTTTAATAAACTATTCTTGGTTAATAATAAGCAATAACCCAAACTTTAAAACCTCTGTGCTACAGACACTCAGAAAACTTGCCTCTGCTGGAGAGCAAGATGTAGCCCAAAAATGAGGATAAGGATCTCCTCTATGCCATTTCAGACCTCTGCAATCCACACGTGTCCACAGGTAGTGTTTTGTTGGTCTTTGAGACCACAGGAATACAACCACCCCAGCTCTCTGTCTCCCAGCCCAGAGAATGCGTGCATCAAAGCAGAAAACCTCTCTCTGCCACTCATTTCTTAATGCCTCCCTGGTTCTGTCTTCTAGGTATAACAAGTGGGGAATACTTGATGGATGGATGTTTGCACTGGCTGACAGACCATAAACTTGCGATTTTTTGGAATCCACTGTCAAGGCTGGCCAGGCTATCACACCACGACAGGAGCACATTTACTTCAGCCAGTGAGCAGAGAGGCTGGCCTGTCATTTCAGACAgattttgtatttattgcttTGTACCAGATGGGTGGATGGACAATCTTATAGTTGTGACCTAAGTCAACATTATATATTAAATTCATCCCCTGGATAGGCACTCAATCTTTAAATGGCAGCGTTACAAAGACAATGCTCCAATGCGGGGTGGGGCGTGGGCGGCAGAAAATAAGTGAGAACTTTTCATTCTGCTCTCGTCCCTCTTTTCTCCAGAGTCGTACCTGCTGGGGCCTCCTCAGCCTCTCAAAATGGAATTCTCCAGCGAGAGCTGGAACTGACATCTAACAGAAATACCATCCCCAGTTGTCTCCTTGGTCAGTACACCTCAAACCATTTCAGCGTCGCCTCCTCTAACTGGTGTCTGAGGGAGCCGGGAGCCACTTCTGATCTACAGCCTCGTGCTGATCAGCTGCCCAGCCTAAGATAGGAGAACAGGGAAATGTGTCTTTCACCAAGATCtcaaaacagaaatacttaatcctataaaaggaaaagctatatttaaaaatgcacagaatgcCAAAACTAACAAAGTAATGAATCGAGACAAGGTCACGCCTGTAATCCCACTCCTCTCTCCCAACAGCACAGTGGGACAGCTGAGCGGGCCAAGAGACAAATGAGGAGGGATATACTTAAAAGTAATGGCTGATCCAGAGCACATGGGTCgagcaatttttttcctctttcagaataTGTGAACAAGGCAACACTCAAAGAAACTCAAAGCTGATAACATTTAAGACTTAAAAAGTAACAGGTAAAAAGATGCCAGGCTACAGAATCTCCCCTCGTTCACTTTTCCAAAAATATCACTGAGGCCAAGGAATTAAGAAGATGCAAAATCCAAAGAATAAAAGCACTGTGTGTTCATAGGAACGAGAGCATGCTTGACTGGACTGCAAATGGCCGAAGTATGAAGAATGCAGAAATTCACAACGGAAAAAGTCAGCGTAGCGTAGCAGAGAGCCCAACCTTCATCAATGGCGAGCACTGCTGACCACCAGCATCAGCAGGAGCCATGGAGCAACAGCTCTCCAGGAAGCCTAAGGCAGGCACGAGGGGAACCGCTGTCCCCAGGGGAGCCCTCTCTGCCACCACTGCTCCCTTGGGAGGCTATCAACAATGCCGTCGGCCCAAAAGGATGCCCAGGGTCTTTATAAACCCGGCCTTAGCAGGAGAGTCGAGGTACAGAGTGCACACGTTCTCTTTCATTCTGGCCCCAAGAGTAGCTGGCACACAATTTTCTACTCATCCaagcaaggaagaatgactttaagaACTGGCTTGAAGCTGAGAGGCAGCTGAAGGGATAGAGTGTCACTGTTTCAATCATATCCCACTATCACTACTGGTTTTCTCTGCTCAGTAAAGCTCCCAGGGAAGTCTGGTGCTTTTCTTCCGACCTGGTGAAGTAGCACCAAGTCCACGAAAATCAGAAATTTCCCAGTGGTGAAAACAATGACAGAAAAGGGCAGCTATGTCTTTACAAAtggcatttaaataaataaatgaataaccgtaccaaacaacaaaaccaggcAGCCCTGTTAAGGGCTATAATATCAACCTGGAATTtgttaaagagacaaaaaaaaaaaaaaagcagggaaaccAATGACATGGGGTGTGGGGCTCTGTACTGAGTTCACATCACACCCAGCTCTCGGAGCTGAAAGAGCTGGTGGGGCTATGAGGGGCTTCCAGCTGCGATTAAGACTGGTTTGCAGTAAGAAACACCAGGATAGGGACTGGTCAACTTTTACCTTTAGCAGTCAAGTGAGAACTCagcctcttctctctttcctcaatAAGACCTCTGACTGTCCCAAGGAATTTTGGCACCTCCTCCCAGAAGGGATTACAGGACAGATCCCATACAGTGCTGATGCCAGTTTCTCACCCATTTGTGAATACAGCACAACATTTGGGCAATTAGCTTaccagctgcagcagaggtgtGCATGGACTGAGAATGGAGAGTGGCAGCTTCTTAAGATACACTTTTTAGGGGGAAAAACTGAGACTGAAGGGCAAAATTAGTAGCTTTGCTTTTGCCTTAAGTGTTTGTTGTTTACATGGCCTAGATGATTAAGTATCTTTGTGAGGACCACAGGAATTGTaataccatatatatatatatatatgtatctcctTGTCATGAAAATTTgatggcagaaaaagaaagaggatcaAATGAGCTTATAACACTCACTCTAGCCAAATAATgcagaaatgcttcatttttcctCCAGTGAACATgggtttacatttttaaaaatgaatttgctCAGACCACATTCACATACCACCACTGGTTTCCCACAGACATTTGAGCAATTGAGTTTGACGGGCAACAGAGTTCTCAGAAAGTGAATGTCAGTCATGGAAACTAAATTTTAAATTCATATGGGCCGATTTCTACCCCAGAGGCAGCTGTGTGTTCCTCCAGCCATCGGGAAGCACAAACAGTATTGTGTAACCAATCCTGCCAAtcacaaaccaaacaacacacCTCCACTGGAGAGTACGTGCAATAAATACACACCAAAGTATGTTTTAAAGACAGTTATGCATTAGAGCAATAATATAAAACATCTGAGAGAACCATGATGTACTGGCATTCTGCTGGTGGAAATGGTGGtttcttcaaatgcatttttagctCCTTTTCACTAGCCCCTAGGCATTGCCCGAGACATGGCTGGGAATCTGGGAATCTTCAACGCCCATGCAGGAACCCCACAGCAGGATGCATGTGGATAAGGCGTGCAGAAGACCCCACTTTGCTGGCTGCTCACAAATTTCCCATAGGAAGGTTCGaatccttcagcagcttctccgCATGAACACTTTTCACTGTTCTGTGCTCCTGCATAGAAGGTTTTGTCACCCCCCTCGCAAGCCCCAATGCTTCCCAAGCACAAAAGTAGCAAAAGCACCATGAAAGCACTACGGTGCCAGCATAAAACATGCTCCCGTCCTCTAACGCAGCTTGCCATGCAGGGCTTTGTAGCCTACCTACTAACACAAAAACCCCAGTCTCTGGATGAATAAAAGCAATCATATCATGTTTGCTAGTAAAAAGTATTCCCCCAGAGCAAGCCAGGAAGCAAAACTCAGAAAAGCTGCAATATTTACCTATTCTTTAAAATTCTCTCAGTCTCTCACGACCGGGGCCTGTGGGACTGCTACATTAAGCCACTTTCCTCCCTTGAGGTGGCTACATCTTATTAATGGATtagggacttttttcttttttgcatttctctatTACAAATTCCGTTCGGCTGGTCCGTGACAAGCTCCTGCGAGGCAACAGCCCAACTGCAGCCTTTGCAGGAGCAAGACCAAGCCTCCTGCAGACCAATGTTATTTTTTCAGAGGACATCTCCATCTCTCAGGGCTGGACCACAGCGGGAAAACGTTCAGGGATTACTCTGAGCTGGGTTTTGTGGCTCACTATTCATACACTGGAGCTCCTCTTTATTGTAAGGTTAATTTAGACAGGAAGGTCCAGGACAGATGCGGCCATGCCTGAGATCAAAAGGAACTATTAGGGACCCATgagagagttaattttttttgttcgtgTTAGACATGAACCTGACCTTAAAAAGGCATGTCGGCGATGGTCAGCTATACAACaatataaagaaagcaaaagacacGTTGAGTGATTTCTCAAGAAACTGGATATGGGCTGCGAGGACATGACATTTTTAATGGCAACCCCAGCAAAACCCGACACGCTCATATTCAGCTACACACAGGATTTCACTAGAAATAACGTTAGCAACCAGCTCCTACCCTTAAAAGGAGTCAGATTAGCAGGGAGAGGCAAGCCTGAGGTCAGAAACTTGCTGCTAtttgtttgcgttttttttttaagttaaatgcCGTGCCAGCTCCTCAGCCTGGGAACAAAGTTTGAGGTTTAAAGTGCTCCTGACAGAACCAGTTTGATGGGTGCCAGGCTACGGGCAAGATGTTTCAAAAGCCAGTGCCTAAAATTAGCCATTG contains these protein-coding regions:
- the GJA5 gene encoding gap junction alpha-5 protein, with the protein product MGDWSFLGEFLEEVHKHSTVVGKVWLTVLFIFRMLVLGTAAESSWGDEQSDFMCDTQQPGCENVCYDKAFPISHVRFWVLQIIFVSTPSLVYMGHAMHTVRMEEKRKMKEAEIEAQEMKNNGDTYYQQKCPVAEKAELSCWDESGGKIILRGSLLNTYVYSILIRTAMEVAFIVGQYILYGIFLETLYICQRAPCPHPVNCYVSRPTEKNVFIVFMLAVAVLSLFLSLAELYHLGWKKAKERCSRSYKPSPSTAPGKLESAPQVERAQMYTPPPDFNQCLSSPNGKFISPFSNKMASQQNTANFATERVHGQEDAAGEGSFIKSNYVESPEVANECVAPAFPENYFNEKRRFSKTSRASSKARSDDLSV